From the genome of Mycobacterium kansasii ATCC 12478:
CGTCGTTGGACCAGTTGCGGAAGCCGGGCAGATCCCCGTCGGCGCCGCACTCACGAGTGTTCTCTGCCGTCGGTTGCCCGTTCATCTGCAAGATGCCGCAACCCGGCTTGCCCAGCATGCCGCGCACCAGGTGGATGTTGTTGACCTGCACCGCTGCCGCGGTGGCTTGATGGGACTGGTAGAAGCCCTGCAGCACGGTGGACAGCAGCCGCTCGGCAGTGCCGAGAAGCCTTGCCGCGCAGCGGATGTCGTCGGCGTCGACGCCGCAGATCTCGGCGGCGCGCTGTGGGGGGAACTCCGCAACCCGGTTGCGGAGCTCGTCGAAGCCGACGGTGTGCGCGTCGATGTACTCGCGGTCGACCCATCCGTGCTCGATGATCTCGTGCAGCAACCCGTTCATCAGCGCCACATTCGTGCCCGGCAGCGGCGCCAGGTGAACCGTGGCCTGCCGGGCCACGGGGGTGAGCCGGGGGTCGACGCACACGATGGCGGGCGGCGTGTCGCCGGCCAACCGGTCGAGCATCCGCGCCCACAGCACGGTCTGCGTCTCGGCCACGTTGTGCCCGAACAGCGCAATGACATCCGCGTGGTCGACATCGGTGTAGGAACCGGGCTGGCCGTCGCAGCCGAACGACTCCTTCAGCGCCTCGGCGGCCGTCGCCGTGCAGAGCCGGGTATTGCCGTCGACGTGGTTGGTGCCGATCGCGCCGTGCGCGATGACGGCCTGGGTGTAGTACTCCTCGAGGAACAGCTGCCCGGAGGTATAAAACCCGATTGCGCTGGGGCCGTGGCTGTCCAGCAGCTCCCGGCTGCGCTGCACGATCGCGTTCATGGCGGTGTCCCAGTCGCACGGCCGCAATTGCCCGTCGCGGCGGATCAGCGGTGTGGTGAGACGATCTGGTGATGCGTTGGCCTGCCAGCCGAACAGGTCCTTGGGATCGAGCCGACCGTGGTTCACCCGGTCGACGGCGCGGCCCCGGACCCCGACGATGCGCCCCTGCTTGACGGCGATATCCAGGCCGTCCCCGTTGGAGTGCAACACCGCAGCCGACTGCACCCACTGATCAACCGATTCCGGGTTCAGGCCGTCCGCCAGGTATTGGTCGATGCGCTGCGGCCAGTCCTGGCCTGCTCCGTAGGGCGTCCTGGTTCCCCAGGGCTGGGCGATCCGGTCCGGCGTAACCATGAGCGGATAGTTACCCGGCGCTGAGAATACGAAACGCCGGGCTTTTTCGGCCGTTGACGGCCGTTGACGGCCTTTTACCGCCGTTACACGCCGAATTCGGCTTCTATTCCGTCAATCGCGGCGCGCATGGCTTTCAGGGCGTCGGCACGGGCGCGTAATTTGGTCGCGGCGTGGGCCTGCTGATTGAGACCGGCGAATTCATGCGCGGCTTCCTCGGCGCGGCTGAGCACCACTTCGGGCAACGCGATCTCGTCGATAAAGCCGGCCGCCAGCGCGGTTTCGCCGAAGAATGTCTTGGCCAGCCCGGCGGCTTGCTGGTAGGCCGACGGAGTCAGCCGCAGTTTCATGATTTCCAGGGCGGCGTAGGGAATGGTCATGCCGATCGCGACTTCGTTGGCCTGAATGTTGTAGGCATGCGCGGCCACCCGGTGGTCGCCGGAGGTCAACAGGAACGCGCCCATCGCGATCGCATGACCGGTACAGGCCATCACCACCGGCTTGGGATAGGACAGCAGCCGGTAGGCCAACTCGAACCCGCCGCGCAGCATGTCGATTGCGGGCTGCACTTCGCCGGAGGTCAGGACCTTGAGGTCGAAGCCGCCGCTGAACACCCGGTGATTGCCGGCGATGACCAGTGCCCCGACGTTGTCCCGGTCGGCTTGGTCAATCGCCTCGTTGAGGGCGCGCTGCATGTCCGGGCCGATCACGTTGACCTTGCCGTCGTCCATCCGGATCACCGCGATGGTTTCGTCGTGGGTATAGGTGACCGGGCCGCTCATGGGTTTACTCCTTCGGTAGGGACGTCGATTGAATCAGATCACCATGACCGCGCATCGCTTGCCCGGTCGCAGAACGCCCTCAGACCCGCTGCCCGCGATGCTTGCCCAGCTCGCTTTCCGCGTCACCCCAACGCAGGCTGACGTCGGTGGGTTCGTCGAGTTGGCGGGTTCGCCATCGGTCCTGGGTCTCCTGGACCGCGCGGTTGATCCGGTCGATCTCGCTGCGGAAAACGTCGGGTCGCGTTTCCTTGCTCGCATAGTGAAAATACGTCAGCAGGCTGCGTAACAGCTCCAGCTTCTGCTTTTCCCGTTTCGCCAGGTCGTGGGTCGTCATGAGCTCGATCCGCTGAACCGGCGGTAGGGCATCCCAGTCCAGCACCACTTTTGTCTCCAGTGGACGCCGCCCCCGTCGCCAGAACCGCCAGCCGGGCCGCTGCTCGGGGCGGTCGTAGTAGATCACCGTCCCCTCGAACCGGGATTCGACGCCATGGCCGATCTCGGCGCGGTCCAGCGCCGAATCCCACACCATCCGCCATTCCTGACCGGGCGCCAGCGTCGGCAGTTCGCGGGGCAACTGCAATTCGACGACGTCGGCGTAACCGTCCGAGGCGTTCTCGTATTCGGCCACGGTCGGCGGATTGGGAAACGAGAACCGGATGTCGTAGGCCGCGGTACGACCGAAGTTTCGGACCACCAGTTCGATCACATGCCAGTCCGCTACGTGGGGCTCCATCAGCATCGACACATACGGTCGCGTCTGTTCGAACGTCAGTTCGCGGTTGCGGCGAATCTGATAGTTCATCACGACCAGTGCGATAACGCCGAGCGCCAGCGCCGCCCACGCAGCCACCGCGAACCAGGTGCCGGACTCGACATCGGTGACCCCATGCCAGCTGCTCTGGACCCACCCCATGGAATCCACCCTCCGCTTATACCACCACACCGATCCGCAGGCGAAATTGAGTAACGCACGATCTTGGATGTGACCCCCCATCGCGGCGGCGGGCACGTGGCGGGATCAACCCGGGTCTGCCGCTGCTCAGCCGCCCATCAACATGCGCCACTGACCGAGGTCGGCGGCGCGATAGACGTAGTTCGACCGCTTGACCTCCGAGAGTGGCGCACTACGTTCGGCCGAATACCAGTGCCCCGGAAATATCGTCGGATCGCCGGGTAGCGCGGCCAGCTGTTGCAGGCTGCGGTAGATCTCGTCGGAATCCCCGCCGGGGAAGTCGGTGCGCCCGCAGCCCTCCAGGAACAGCGTGTCACCGGCGACCAGCCGGCCGTCGAGTAGGAAACATTGACTGCCCGGCGTGTGGCCCGGAGTGTGCAGCAACTCGATCTCGATGTCGCCGATGGCGACCTTGTCGCGGTGCTCATGGGTGGTCAGATCACTCATCGGAATCCCGGTTACCCGGGAAACCCACAATGCCTCATGGGTGTTCACGTGCACCGGTACGATGGCCCGCTCCAGCAACTCGGCCAATCCCTTGAGCTCGAAGCCCATCATCGAGCCGCCGACATGGTCCGGGTGATGATGGGTCACCAACACCCCCGACAGGTGCATGTCGTCAGCTTCCAGCCTGTCGACGAGGTCGCCGGCGGCATAGGCGGGGTCGACCACCACGCAGTCGCCGGTCTGCCGGTCGCCGATCAGGTAGGCGAAGTTGCGCATTTGCGCGGCGATCATGTCGCCGACCGCAAAGTCGCGACCGGAGAGCAGTTGCCGGAAATACAGCCGGTCCGAATCTGACACGTCACCAGACTATGACTGATCCAAGATCGGTCCAATCCTGGCGGCCTTGACGCCACGATGCCCCGATGCGAAATGCGGGGCTTCTGTGATTCCGCGGGCGAAGCCGGTGGGTATTGTTGGCGCATGCGGAAGAAGGTCGAGATCGAGATCGACGACGATCTGGTCCAGGAAGCGATCCGTCGGTACGGCCTGGCTGATGCGCGCGAAGCGGTCCATCTCGCGTTGCGGACCCTTCTCGCCGAGGGCGGTAGCGGGGAGGCCGACGAGGAGGAATACGACGAGTTCAGCGATCTCAGTGTGCTCGACCCGCACCGGGGCCATCGCGGCGGCTGATCTGCGCCCCGGTCATGGCCCCCGTCGTCCAGCGTCTCGAGGACGCCAGTTTGCGCATCG
Proteins encoded in this window:
- a CDS encoding crotonase/enoyl-CoA hydratase family protein, with the translated sequence MSGPVTYTHDETIAVIRMDDGKVNVIGPDMQRALNEAIDQADRDNVGALVIAGNHRVFSGGFDLKVLTSGEVQPAIDMLRGGFELAYRLLSYPKPVVMACTGHAIAMGAFLLTSGDHRVAAHAYNIQANEVAIGMTIPYAALEIMKLRLTPSAYQQAAGLAKTFFGETALAAGFIDEIALPEVVLSRAEEAAHEFAGLNQQAHAATKLRARADALKAMRAAIDGIEAEFGV
- a CDS encoding MBL fold metallo-hydrolase; protein product: MSDSDRLYFRQLLSGRDFAVGDMIAAQMRNFAYLIGDRQTGDCVVVDPAYAAGDLVDRLEADDMHLSGVLVTHHHPDHVGGSMMGFELKGLAELLERAIVPVHVNTHEALWVSRVTGIPMSDLTTHEHRDKVAIGDIEIELLHTPGHTPGSQCFLLDGRLVAGDTLFLEGCGRTDFPGGDSDEIYRSLQQLAALPGDPTIFPGHWYSAERSAPLSEVKRSNYVYRAADLGQWRMLMGG
- a CDS encoding type II toxin-antitoxin system VapB family antitoxin encodes the protein MRKKVEIEIDDDLVQEAIRRYGLADAREAVHLALRTLLAEGGSGEADEEEYDEFSDLSVLDPHRGHRGG